A window of the Odocoileus virginianus isolate 20LAN1187 ecotype Illinois chromosome 20, Ovbor_1.2, whole genome shotgun sequence genome harbors these coding sequences:
- the SLC9A5 gene encoding sodium/hydrogen exchanger 5 isoform X1, with the protein MLRAALPLLGLPLAGAGATEKPTQEPGSPGEPPPGLALFRWQWHEVEAPYLVALWILVASLAKIVFHLSRKVTSLVPESCLLILLGLALGGIVLAVAKKAEYQLEPGTFFLFLLPPIVLDSGYFMPSRLFFDNLGAILTYAVVGTLWNAFTTGAALWGLQQAGLVAPRVQAGLLDFLLFGSLISAVDPVAVLAVFEEVHVNETLFIIVFGESLLNDAVTVVLYKVCNSFVEMGSANVRATDYLKGVASLFVVSLGGAAVGLVFAFLLALTTRFTKRVRIIEPLLVFLLAYAAYLTAEMASLSAILAVTMCGLGCKKYVEANISHKSRTAVKYTMKTLASCAETVIFMLLGISAVDSSKWAWDSGLVLGTLFFILFFRALGVVLQTWVLNQFRLVPLDKIDQVVMSYGGLRGAVAFALVILLDRTKVPAKDYFVATTIVVVFFTVIVQGLTIKPLVKWLKVKRSEHHKPTLNQELHEHTFDHILAAVEDVVGHHGYHYWRDRWEQFDKKYLSQLLMRRSAYRIRDQIWDVYYRLNIRDAISFVDQGGHVLSSTGLTLPSMPSRNSMAETSVTNLLRESGSGACLDLQVIDTVRSGRDREDAAMHHLLCGGLYKPRRRYKASCSRHFISEDAQERQDKEVFQQNMKRRLESFKSTKHNICFTKSKPRPRKAGHKKKDGVANTEATNGKPPRDLGFHDTAAVILTVESEEEEDSDSSETEKEDDEGIIFVARATSEVLQEGKASGSLEVCPSPRIIPPSPTCAEKELPWKSGQGDLAVYVSSETTKIVPVDMQTGWNQSISSLESLASPPCTQAPTMTRLPPRPRAPEEPQVPLKLPLSSDPHSCFAFPPSLAKAGRSRSESSADIPQQQELQPLMGHKDHTHLSPGTANSHWCIHFNKGGRL; encoded by the exons ATGCTGCGCGCCGCACTGCCGCTGCTCGGGCTGCCCCTGGCGGGGGCAGGAGCGACCGAAAAGCCCACCCAGGAGCCGGGGTCGCCGGGTGAGCCTCCCCCAGGGTTGGCGCTCTTCCGCTGGCAATGGCACGAGGTGGAGGCGCCCTACTTGGTAGCCCTCTGGATCCTGGTGGCCAGCCTGGCTAAAATCG TGTTTCACTTGTCTCGGAAGGTGACGTCTCTGGTGCCTGAGAGCTGTCTGCTGATTTTGCTGGGACTGGCACTGGGGGGCATTGTCTTGGCTGTGGCCAAGAAAGCGGAGTACCAGCTGGAGCCAGgcaccttcttccttttcttgttgCCTCCTATTGTGCTGGACTCGGGCTATTTCATGCCCAGCCGGCTGTTCTTTGACAATTTGGGCGCCATCCTCACCTATGCCGTGGTGGGCACACTCTGGAATGCCTTCACAACGGGTGCTGCCCTCTGGGGCCTGCAGCAGGCTGGACTTGTGG CCCCTAGAGTGCAGGCTGGCTTGCTGGACTTCCTGCTGTTCGGGAGCCTCATCTCAGCAGTGGATCCCGTGGCCGTGCTGGCTGTCTTTGAGGAGGTGCACGTCAACGAGACCCTCTTTATCATCGTCTTTGGCGAGTCCCTGCTCAACGATGCAGTCACCGTG GTGTTGTACAAGGTCTGCAACTCTTTTGTGGAGATGGGCTCTGCCAACGTGCGGGCCACTGACTACCTGAAGGGAGTCG cctccttgTTTGTGGTCAGTCTGGGCGGGGCAGCCGTGGGCTTAGTCTTTGCCTTCCTCCTGGCCCTGACCACACGCTTCACCAAGCGGGTCCGCATCATCGAGCCGCTGCTGGTCTTCCTCCTCGCCTACGCAGCCTACCTTACCGCTGAAATGGCCTCGCTCTCTGCCATTCTTGC GGTGACCATGTGTGGCCTGGGCTGTAAGAAGTATGTGGAGGCCAACATCTCCCATAAGTCCCGCACAGCTGTCAAGTACACCATGAAGACTCTAGCCAGCTGTGCGGAGACCGTCATCTTCATGCTGCTCGGCATCTCGGCCGTGGACTCTTCCAAGTGGGCCTGGGACTCTGGGCTGGTGCTGGGCACCCTCTTCTTCATCCTGTTCTTCCGAGCCCTCG GCGTAGTCCTGCAGACGTGGGTGCTGAATCAGTTCCGGCTGGTCCCTTTGGACAAGATTGACCAGGTGGTGATGTCCTATGGGGGCCTGCGGGGGGCTGTGGCCTTCGCTCTCGTCATCCTCCTGGACAGGACCAAGGTCCCTGCCAAGGACTACTTTGTAGCCACCACGATTGTGGTGGTCTTCTTCACAGTCATCGTGCAG GGCCTGACCATCAAGCCACTGGTCAAGTGGCTGAAGGTGAAGAGGAGTGAGCATCACAAACCCACCCTGAACCAGGAGCTGCATGAGCAC ACTTTTGACCACATTCTGGCTGCAGTGGAGGACGTTGTGGGCCACCATGGCTATCACTACTGGAGGGACAG GTGGGAGCAGTTTGATAAGAAGTACCTAAGTCAGCTGTTGATGCGGCGCTCAGCCTACCGCATCCGGGACCAGATCTGGGATGTGTATTACAGACTCAACATCCGGGACGCCATCAGCTTCGTGGATCAG GGAGGCCACGTCCTGTCCTCCACTGGGCTTACTCTGCCCTCTATGCCCAGCCGTAATTCCATGGCAGAGACTTCCGTCACCAACCTGCT GAGGGAGAGCGGCAGTGGAGCGTGTCTGGATCTGCAGGTGATCGACACGGTGCGCAGCGGCCGGGACCGGGAAGATGCCGCGATGCACCACCTGCTCTGCGGAGGCCTCTACAAGCCGCGCCGCAGG TACAAAGCCAGCTGCAGCCGCCACTTCATCTCTGAGGACGCGCAGGAACGCCAGGACAAGGAAGTCTTCCAGCAGAACATGAAGCGGCGGCTGGAGTCCTTTAAGTCCACCAAGCATAACATCTGCTTCACCAAGAGCAAGCCACGACCCCGCAAGGCCGGCCACAAGAAG AAGGATGGCGTGGCTAACACTGAGGCTACAAACGGGAAACCTCCTCGAGACCTGGGCTTCCATGACACAG CTGCTGTGATCTTAACCGTGGagtctgaggaggaggaggacagcgACAGTTcggagacagagaaggaggatGACGAGGGGATCATCTTCGTGGCTCGGGCCACCAGTGAGGTTCTCCAGGAGGGCAAGGCCTCAG GGAGCCTTGAGGTGTGCCCCAGCCCACGCATCATCCCCCCGTCCCCAACCTGTGCGGAGAAGGAGCTGCCCTGGAAGAGTGGGCAGGGGGACCTGGCTGTCTACGTGTCCTCAGAAACCACCAAGATTGTGCCCGTGGACATGCAGACAGGCTGGAACCAGAGCATCTCGTCCCTGGAGAGCTTGGCATCCCCGCCGTGTACTCAGGCTCCAACGATGACACGCCTGCCTCCCCGCCCACGGGCCCCGGAAGAGCCCCAGGTCCCTCTCAAGCTGCCCCTCTCCTCTGATCCACACTCTTGCTTTGCCTTCCCCCCGAGCCTGGCCAAGGCGGGCCGTTCTCGCAGTGAGAGCAGCGCTGACATCCCCCAGCAGCAGGAGCTGCAGCCCCTCATGGGACACAAGGACCACACCCATCTCAGCCCAGGCACCGCCAACTCCCACTGGTGCATCCACTTCAACAAAGGCGGCCGGCTGTAG
- the SLC9A5 gene encoding sodium/hydrogen exchanger 5 isoform X4, protein MPSRLFFDNLGAILTYAVVGTLWNAFTTGAALWGLQQAGLVAPRVQAGLLDFLLFGSLISAVDPVAVLAVFEEVHVNETLFIIVFGESLLNDAVTVVLYKVCNSFVEMGSANVRATDYLKGVASLFVVSLGGAAVGLVFAFLLALTTRFTKRVRIIEPLLVFLLAYAAYLTAEMASLSAILAVTMCGLGCKKYVEANISHKSRTAVKYTMKTLASCAETVIFMLLGISAVDSSKWAWDSGLVLGTLFFILFFRALGVVLQTWVLNQFRLVPLDKIDQVVMSYGGLRGAVAFALVILLDRTKVPAKDYFVATTIVVVFFTVIVQGLTIKPLVKWLKVKRSEHHKPTLNQELHEHTFDHILAAVEDVVGHHGYHYWRDRWEQFDKKYLSQLLMRRSAYRIRDQIWDVYYRLNIRDAISFVDQGGHVLSSTGLTLPSMPSRNSMAETSVTNLLRESGSGACLDLQVIDTVRSGRDREDAAMHHLLCGGLYKPRRRYKASCSRHFISEDAQERQDKEVFQQNMKRRLESFKSTKHNICFTKSKPRPRKAGHKKKDGVANTEATNGKPPRDLGFHDTAAVILTVESEEEEDSDSSETEKEDDEGIIFVARATSEVLQEGKASGSLEVCPSPRIIPPSPTCAEKELPWKSGQGDLAVYVSSETTKIVPVDMQTGWNQSISSLESLASPPCTQAPTMTRLPPRPRAPEEPQVPLKLPLSSDPHSCFAFPPSLAKAGRSRSESSADIPQQQELQPLMGHKDHTHLSPGTANSHWCIHFNKGGRL, encoded by the exons ATGCCCAGCCGGCTGTTCTTTGACAATTTGGGCGCCATCCTCACCTATGCCGTGGTGGGCACACTCTGGAATGCCTTCACAACGGGTGCTGCCCTCTGGGGCCTGCAGCAGGCTGGACTTGTGG CCCCTAGAGTGCAGGCTGGCTTGCTGGACTTCCTGCTGTTCGGGAGCCTCATCTCAGCAGTGGATCCCGTGGCCGTGCTGGCTGTCTTTGAGGAGGTGCACGTCAACGAGACCCTCTTTATCATCGTCTTTGGCGAGTCCCTGCTCAACGATGCAGTCACCGTG GTGTTGTACAAGGTCTGCAACTCTTTTGTGGAGATGGGCTCTGCCAACGTGCGGGCCACTGACTACCTGAAGGGAGTCG cctccttgTTTGTGGTCAGTCTGGGCGGGGCAGCCGTGGGCTTAGTCTTTGCCTTCCTCCTGGCCCTGACCACACGCTTCACCAAGCGGGTCCGCATCATCGAGCCGCTGCTGGTCTTCCTCCTCGCCTACGCAGCCTACCTTACCGCTGAAATGGCCTCGCTCTCTGCCATTCTTGC GGTGACCATGTGTGGCCTGGGCTGTAAGAAGTATGTGGAGGCCAACATCTCCCATAAGTCCCGCACAGCTGTCAAGTACACCATGAAGACTCTAGCCAGCTGTGCGGAGACCGTCATCTTCATGCTGCTCGGCATCTCGGCCGTGGACTCTTCCAAGTGGGCCTGGGACTCTGGGCTGGTGCTGGGCACCCTCTTCTTCATCCTGTTCTTCCGAGCCCTCG GCGTAGTCCTGCAGACGTGGGTGCTGAATCAGTTCCGGCTGGTCCCTTTGGACAAGATTGACCAGGTGGTGATGTCCTATGGGGGCCTGCGGGGGGCTGTGGCCTTCGCTCTCGTCATCCTCCTGGACAGGACCAAGGTCCCTGCCAAGGACTACTTTGTAGCCACCACGATTGTGGTGGTCTTCTTCACAGTCATCGTGCAG GGCCTGACCATCAAGCCACTGGTCAAGTGGCTGAAGGTGAAGAGGAGTGAGCATCACAAACCCACCCTGAACCAGGAGCTGCATGAGCAC ACTTTTGACCACATTCTGGCTGCAGTGGAGGACGTTGTGGGCCACCATGGCTATCACTACTGGAGGGACAG GTGGGAGCAGTTTGATAAGAAGTACCTAAGTCAGCTGTTGATGCGGCGCTCAGCCTACCGCATCCGGGACCAGATCTGGGATGTGTATTACAGACTCAACATCCGGGACGCCATCAGCTTCGTGGATCAG GGAGGCCACGTCCTGTCCTCCACTGGGCTTACTCTGCCCTCTATGCCCAGCCGTAATTCCATGGCAGAGACTTCCGTCACCAACCTGCT GAGGGAGAGCGGCAGTGGAGCGTGTCTGGATCTGCAGGTGATCGACACGGTGCGCAGCGGCCGGGACCGGGAAGATGCCGCGATGCACCACCTGCTCTGCGGAGGCCTCTACAAGCCGCGCCGCAGG TACAAAGCCAGCTGCAGCCGCCACTTCATCTCTGAGGACGCGCAGGAACGCCAGGACAAGGAAGTCTTCCAGCAGAACATGAAGCGGCGGCTGGAGTCCTTTAAGTCCACCAAGCATAACATCTGCTTCACCAAGAGCAAGCCACGACCCCGCAAGGCCGGCCACAAGAAG AAGGATGGCGTGGCTAACACTGAGGCTACAAACGGGAAACCTCCTCGAGACCTGGGCTTCCATGACACAG CTGCTGTGATCTTAACCGTGGagtctgaggaggaggaggacagcgACAGTTcggagacagagaaggaggatGACGAGGGGATCATCTTCGTGGCTCGGGCCACCAGTGAGGTTCTCCAGGAGGGCAAGGCCTCAG GGAGCCTTGAGGTGTGCCCCAGCCCACGCATCATCCCCCCGTCCCCAACCTGTGCGGAGAAGGAGCTGCCCTGGAAGAGTGGGCAGGGGGACCTGGCTGTCTACGTGTCCTCAGAAACCACCAAGATTGTGCCCGTGGACATGCAGACAGGCTGGAACCAGAGCATCTCGTCCCTGGAGAGCTTGGCATCCCCGCCGTGTACTCAGGCTCCAACGATGACACGCCTGCCTCCCCGCCCACGGGCCCCGGAAGAGCCCCAGGTCCCTCTCAAGCTGCCCCTCTCCTCTGATCCACACTCTTGCTTTGCCTTCCCCCCGAGCCTGGCCAAGGCGGGCCGTTCTCGCAGTGAGAGCAGCGCTGACATCCCCCAGCAGCAGGAGCTGCAGCCCCTCATGGGACACAAGGACCACACCCATCTCAGCCCAGGCACCGCCAACTCCCACTGGTGCATCCACTTCAACAAAGGCGGCCGGCTGTAG
- the SLC9A5 gene encoding sodium/hydrogen exchanger 5 isoform X3 yields the protein MLRAALPLLGLPLAGAGATEKPTQEPGSPGEPPPGLALFRWQWHEVEAPYLVALWILVASLAKIAPRVQAGLLDFLLFGSLISAVDPVAVLAVFEEVHVNETLFIIVFGESLLNDAVTVVLYKVCNSFVEMGSANVRATDYLKGVASLFVVSLGGAAVGLVFAFLLALTTRFTKRVRIIEPLLVFLLAYAAYLTAEMASLSAILAVTMCGLGCKKYVEANISHKSRTAVKYTMKTLASCAETVIFMLLGISAVDSSKWAWDSGLVLGTLFFILFFRALGVVLQTWVLNQFRLVPLDKIDQVVMSYGGLRGAVAFALVILLDRTKVPAKDYFVATTIVVVFFTVIVQGLTIKPLVKWLKVKRSEHHKPTLNQELHEHTFDHILAAVEDVVGHHGYHYWRDRWEQFDKKYLSQLLMRRSAYRIRDQIWDVYYRLNIRDAISFVDQGGHVLSSTGLTLPSMPSRNSMAETSVTNLLRESGSGACLDLQVIDTVRSGRDREDAAMHHLLCGGLYKPRRRYKASCSRHFISEDAQERQDKEVFQQNMKRRLESFKSTKHNICFTKSKPRPRKAGHKKKDGVANTEATNGKPPRDLGFHDTAAVILTVESEEEEDSDSSETEKEDDEGIIFVARATSEVLQEGKASGSLEVCPSPRIIPPSPTCAEKELPWKSGQGDLAVYVSSETTKIVPVDMQTGWNQSISSLESLASPPCTQAPTMTRLPPRPRAPEEPQVPLKLPLSSDPHSCFAFPPSLAKAGRSRSESSADIPQQQELQPLMGHKDHTHLSPGTANSHWCIHFNKGGRL from the exons ATGCTGCGCGCCGCACTGCCGCTGCTCGGGCTGCCCCTGGCGGGGGCAGGAGCGACCGAAAAGCCCACCCAGGAGCCGGGGTCGCCGGGTGAGCCTCCCCCAGGGTTGGCGCTCTTCCGCTGGCAATGGCACGAGGTGGAGGCGCCCTACTTGGTAGCCCTCTGGATCCTGGTGGCCAGCCTGGCTAAAATCG CCCCTAGAGTGCAGGCTGGCTTGCTGGACTTCCTGCTGTTCGGGAGCCTCATCTCAGCAGTGGATCCCGTGGCCGTGCTGGCTGTCTTTGAGGAGGTGCACGTCAACGAGACCCTCTTTATCATCGTCTTTGGCGAGTCCCTGCTCAACGATGCAGTCACCGTG GTGTTGTACAAGGTCTGCAACTCTTTTGTGGAGATGGGCTCTGCCAACGTGCGGGCCACTGACTACCTGAAGGGAGTCG cctccttgTTTGTGGTCAGTCTGGGCGGGGCAGCCGTGGGCTTAGTCTTTGCCTTCCTCCTGGCCCTGACCACACGCTTCACCAAGCGGGTCCGCATCATCGAGCCGCTGCTGGTCTTCCTCCTCGCCTACGCAGCCTACCTTACCGCTGAAATGGCCTCGCTCTCTGCCATTCTTGC GGTGACCATGTGTGGCCTGGGCTGTAAGAAGTATGTGGAGGCCAACATCTCCCATAAGTCCCGCACAGCTGTCAAGTACACCATGAAGACTCTAGCCAGCTGTGCGGAGACCGTCATCTTCATGCTGCTCGGCATCTCGGCCGTGGACTCTTCCAAGTGGGCCTGGGACTCTGGGCTGGTGCTGGGCACCCTCTTCTTCATCCTGTTCTTCCGAGCCCTCG GCGTAGTCCTGCAGACGTGGGTGCTGAATCAGTTCCGGCTGGTCCCTTTGGACAAGATTGACCAGGTGGTGATGTCCTATGGGGGCCTGCGGGGGGCTGTGGCCTTCGCTCTCGTCATCCTCCTGGACAGGACCAAGGTCCCTGCCAAGGACTACTTTGTAGCCACCACGATTGTGGTGGTCTTCTTCACAGTCATCGTGCAG GGCCTGACCATCAAGCCACTGGTCAAGTGGCTGAAGGTGAAGAGGAGTGAGCATCACAAACCCACCCTGAACCAGGAGCTGCATGAGCAC ACTTTTGACCACATTCTGGCTGCAGTGGAGGACGTTGTGGGCCACCATGGCTATCACTACTGGAGGGACAG GTGGGAGCAGTTTGATAAGAAGTACCTAAGTCAGCTGTTGATGCGGCGCTCAGCCTACCGCATCCGGGACCAGATCTGGGATGTGTATTACAGACTCAACATCCGGGACGCCATCAGCTTCGTGGATCAG GGAGGCCACGTCCTGTCCTCCACTGGGCTTACTCTGCCCTCTATGCCCAGCCGTAATTCCATGGCAGAGACTTCCGTCACCAACCTGCT GAGGGAGAGCGGCAGTGGAGCGTGTCTGGATCTGCAGGTGATCGACACGGTGCGCAGCGGCCGGGACCGGGAAGATGCCGCGATGCACCACCTGCTCTGCGGAGGCCTCTACAAGCCGCGCCGCAGG TACAAAGCCAGCTGCAGCCGCCACTTCATCTCTGAGGACGCGCAGGAACGCCAGGACAAGGAAGTCTTCCAGCAGAACATGAAGCGGCGGCTGGAGTCCTTTAAGTCCACCAAGCATAACATCTGCTTCACCAAGAGCAAGCCACGACCCCGCAAGGCCGGCCACAAGAAG AAGGATGGCGTGGCTAACACTGAGGCTACAAACGGGAAACCTCCTCGAGACCTGGGCTTCCATGACACAG CTGCTGTGATCTTAACCGTGGagtctgaggaggaggaggacagcgACAGTTcggagacagagaaggaggatGACGAGGGGATCATCTTCGTGGCTCGGGCCACCAGTGAGGTTCTCCAGGAGGGCAAGGCCTCAG GGAGCCTTGAGGTGTGCCCCAGCCCACGCATCATCCCCCCGTCCCCAACCTGTGCGGAGAAGGAGCTGCCCTGGAAGAGTGGGCAGGGGGACCTGGCTGTCTACGTGTCCTCAGAAACCACCAAGATTGTGCCCGTGGACATGCAGACAGGCTGGAACCAGAGCATCTCGTCCCTGGAGAGCTTGGCATCCCCGCCGTGTACTCAGGCTCCAACGATGACACGCCTGCCTCCCCGCCCACGGGCCCCGGAAGAGCCCCAGGTCCCTCTCAAGCTGCCCCTCTCCTCTGATCCACACTCTTGCTTTGCCTTCCCCCCGAGCCTGGCCAAGGCGGGCCGTTCTCGCAGTGAGAGCAGCGCTGACATCCCCCAGCAGCAGGAGCTGCAGCCCCTCATGGGACACAAGGACCACACCCATCTCAGCCCAGGCACCGCCAACTCCCACTGGTGCATCCACTTCAACAAAGGCGGCCGGCTGTAG
- the SLC9A5 gene encoding sodium/hydrogen exchanger 5 isoform X2 → MLRAALPLLGLPLAGAGATEKPTQEPGSPGEPPPGLALFRWQWHEVEAPYLVALWILVASLAKIVFHLSRKVTSLVPESCLLILLGLALGGIVLAVAKKAEYQLEPGTFFLFLLPPIVLDSGYFMPSRLFFDNLGAILTYAVVGTLWNAFTTGAALWGLQQAGLVAPRVQAGLLDFLLFGSLISAVDPVAVLAVFEEVHVNETLFIIVFGESLLNDAVTVVLYKVCNSFVEMGSANVRATDYLKGVASLFVVSLGGAAVGLVFAFLLALTTRFTKRVRIIEPLLVFLLAYAAYLTAEMASLSAILAVTMCGLGCKKYVEANISHKSRTAVKYTMKTLASCAETVIFMLLGISAVDSSKWAWDSGLVLGTLFFILFFRALGVVLQTWVLNQFRLVPLDKIDQVVMSYGGLRGAVAFALVILLDRTKVPAKDYFVATTIVVVFFTVIVQGLTIKPLVKWLKVKRSEHHKPTLNQELHEHTFDHILAAVEDVVGHHGYHYWRDRWEQFDKKYLSQLLMRRSAYRIRDQIWDVYYRLNIRDAISFVDQGGHVLSSTGLTLPSMPSRNSMAETSVTNLLRESGSGACLDLQVIDTVRSGRDREDAAMHHLLCGGLYKPRRRKDGVANTEATNGKPPRDLGFHDTAAVILTVESEEEEDSDSSETEKEDDEGIIFVARATSEVLQEGKASGSLEVCPSPRIIPPSPTCAEKELPWKSGQGDLAVYVSSETTKIVPVDMQTGWNQSISSLESLASPPCTQAPTMTRLPPRPRAPEEPQVPLKLPLSSDPHSCFAFPPSLAKAGRSRSESSADIPQQQELQPLMGHKDHTHLSPGTANSHWCIHFNKGGRL, encoded by the exons ATGCTGCGCGCCGCACTGCCGCTGCTCGGGCTGCCCCTGGCGGGGGCAGGAGCGACCGAAAAGCCCACCCAGGAGCCGGGGTCGCCGGGTGAGCCTCCCCCAGGGTTGGCGCTCTTCCGCTGGCAATGGCACGAGGTGGAGGCGCCCTACTTGGTAGCCCTCTGGATCCTGGTGGCCAGCCTGGCTAAAATCG TGTTTCACTTGTCTCGGAAGGTGACGTCTCTGGTGCCTGAGAGCTGTCTGCTGATTTTGCTGGGACTGGCACTGGGGGGCATTGTCTTGGCTGTGGCCAAGAAAGCGGAGTACCAGCTGGAGCCAGgcaccttcttccttttcttgttgCCTCCTATTGTGCTGGACTCGGGCTATTTCATGCCCAGCCGGCTGTTCTTTGACAATTTGGGCGCCATCCTCACCTATGCCGTGGTGGGCACACTCTGGAATGCCTTCACAACGGGTGCTGCCCTCTGGGGCCTGCAGCAGGCTGGACTTGTGG CCCCTAGAGTGCAGGCTGGCTTGCTGGACTTCCTGCTGTTCGGGAGCCTCATCTCAGCAGTGGATCCCGTGGCCGTGCTGGCTGTCTTTGAGGAGGTGCACGTCAACGAGACCCTCTTTATCATCGTCTTTGGCGAGTCCCTGCTCAACGATGCAGTCACCGTG GTGTTGTACAAGGTCTGCAACTCTTTTGTGGAGATGGGCTCTGCCAACGTGCGGGCCACTGACTACCTGAAGGGAGTCG cctccttgTTTGTGGTCAGTCTGGGCGGGGCAGCCGTGGGCTTAGTCTTTGCCTTCCTCCTGGCCCTGACCACACGCTTCACCAAGCGGGTCCGCATCATCGAGCCGCTGCTGGTCTTCCTCCTCGCCTACGCAGCCTACCTTACCGCTGAAATGGCCTCGCTCTCTGCCATTCTTGC GGTGACCATGTGTGGCCTGGGCTGTAAGAAGTATGTGGAGGCCAACATCTCCCATAAGTCCCGCACAGCTGTCAAGTACACCATGAAGACTCTAGCCAGCTGTGCGGAGACCGTCATCTTCATGCTGCTCGGCATCTCGGCCGTGGACTCTTCCAAGTGGGCCTGGGACTCTGGGCTGGTGCTGGGCACCCTCTTCTTCATCCTGTTCTTCCGAGCCCTCG GCGTAGTCCTGCAGACGTGGGTGCTGAATCAGTTCCGGCTGGTCCCTTTGGACAAGATTGACCAGGTGGTGATGTCCTATGGGGGCCTGCGGGGGGCTGTGGCCTTCGCTCTCGTCATCCTCCTGGACAGGACCAAGGTCCCTGCCAAGGACTACTTTGTAGCCACCACGATTGTGGTGGTCTTCTTCACAGTCATCGTGCAG GGCCTGACCATCAAGCCACTGGTCAAGTGGCTGAAGGTGAAGAGGAGTGAGCATCACAAACCCACCCTGAACCAGGAGCTGCATGAGCAC ACTTTTGACCACATTCTGGCTGCAGTGGAGGACGTTGTGGGCCACCATGGCTATCACTACTGGAGGGACAG GTGGGAGCAGTTTGATAAGAAGTACCTAAGTCAGCTGTTGATGCGGCGCTCAGCCTACCGCATCCGGGACCAGATCTGGGATGTGTATTACAGACTCAACATCCGGGACGCCATCAGCTTCGTGGATCAG GGAGGCCACGTCCTGTCCTCCACTGGGCTTACTCTGCCCTCTATGCCCAGCCGTAATTCCATGGCAGAGACTTCCGTCACCAACCTGCT GAGGGAGAGCGGCAGTGGAGCGTGTCTGGATCTGCAGGTGATCGACACGGTGCGCAGCGGCCGGGACCGGGAAGATGCCGCGATGCACCACCTGCTCTGCGGAGGCCTCTACAAGCCGCGCCGCAGG AAGGATGGCGTGGCTAACACTGAGGCTACAAACGGGAAACCTCCTCGAGACCTGGGCTTCCATGACACAG CTGCTGTGATCTTAACCGTGGagtctgaggaggaggaggacagcgACAGTTcggagacagagaaggaggatGACGAGGGGATCATCTTCGTGGCTCGGGCCACCAGTGAGGTTCTCCAGGAGGGCAAGGCCTCAG GGAGCCTTGAGGTGTGCCCCAGCCCACGCATCATCCCCCCGTCCCCAACCTGTGCGGAGAAGGAGCTGCCCTGGAAGAGTGGGCAGGGGGACCTGGCTGTCTACGTGTCCTCAGAAACCACCAAGATTGTGCCCGTGGACATGCAGACAGGCTGGAACCAGAGCATCTCGTCCCTGGAGAGCTTGGCATCCCCGCCGTGTACTCAGGCTCCAACGATGACACGCCTGCCTCCCCGCCCACGGGCCCCGGAAGAGCCCCAGGTCCCTCTCAAGCTGCCCCTCTCCTCTGATCCACACTCTTGCTTTGCCTTCCCCCCGAGCCTGGCCAAGGCGGGCCGTTCTCGCAGTGAGAGCAGCGCTGACATCCCCCAGCAGCAGGAGCTGCAGCCCCTCATGGGACACAAGGACCACACCCATCTCAGCCCAGGCACCGCCAACTCCCACTGGTGCATCCACTTCAACAAAGGCGGCCGGCTGTAG